A single genomic interval of Nostoc commune NIES-4072 harbors:
- a CDS encoding dynamin family protein, whose product MQQQYEGYKDLADSLKSASALLNLERKSQLHEDIITICNHLVNPSFRIAVFGPFNHGKSTLLNAMLGNRTLPIDLIPTTGAAITVKYGSDVRTRIMLVDGTEIYRSGTEVLQQFAILDGNRQMRKDVASVEIFCPHPFLETGVEFLDLPGTNDRDEQDNLVREQLLGADLVIQLLDARKLMTLGERENLRDWLLDRGIKTVIFVANFLNLLEPDEQKQVHNRLLFVAESFRAELPPGFSNLYRVDALPALRARLKGDVAAANSSGLAAFETALQNIVGILQPNRGSVRLPRVQAIASQIQYSLKAKIDPIALEIKSLDDKENTKIEIKRKAANLIYKGFSTSVGELRDWLALPKLLTKYQADAAVALAENKFKYWQTNTLKKDLNQLQFAVVKWLYQAYEFFQEERPQDLIIPFPSEPQIILPSKPSNTDDLSEPGSIAVGGGIGWLLGGPVGAAVVGSISYLLNKNIQKQDEQLAKESYHQEVAKLCITAIEDYLSSFSSQGLSILAEYEQKAEKVICFEISQEPLEITKKRESLQHLQNGFNQLLQELEKVKISSNYQPYKDIPKFSNTNRKYSPQPERVQTYPQKDTSVKQQQESTAKNTQTRVKSVSPPPPKVSPSPRKEDLEAKFRDWELNEEIARMKAEMQSPSSQTGKQQNTTQSNKARNQPKTQTEKDKITRAYSILGLQTNASQAEVKQAYRTLVKKWHPDLFVNQPQLLKQAQEKMHLVNEAYTTLSDK is encoded by the coding sequence ATGCAACAACAGTATGAAGGTTATAAGGATTTAGCAGATTCTCTCAAATCGGCATCTGCATTACTGAATTTAGAACGCAAATCGCAACTGCATGAAGATATAATTACCATCTGCAATCATCTCGTTAATCCTAGCTTTCGGATTGCGGTATTTGGCCCCTTTAATCATGGCAAATCTACCTTACTGAATGCCATGTTAGGAAATCGCACCTTACCAATTGATTTAATCCCCACTACAGGCGCAGCGATTACTGTCAAGTATGGTTCTGATGTGCGAACTCGCATCATGTTGGTAGATGGTACAGAAATATATCGCAGTGGTACAGAAGTTTTACAACAATTTGCTATTCTTGATGGCAATAGGCAGATGCGAAAAGATGTAGCATCTGTGGAAATTTTTTGTCCGCATCCTTTCTTAGAAACAGGTGTAGAATTTTTAGATTTACCAGGAACGAATGATAGAGATGAACAAGATAATTTAGTCCGAGAACAACTTTTAGGTGCAGATTTAGTTATACAATTATTAGATGCACGTAAATTAATGACTTTAGGTGAACGGGAAAACTTACGAGATTGGTTATTAGATCGCGGTATTAAAACAGTTATATTTGTCGCTAATTTTCTTAACTTACTCGAACCCGACGAGCAAAAACAAGTTCACAATCGCTTGCTATTTGTTGCAGAAAGCTTTCGAGCCGAATTACCTCCAGGTTTTAGTAATTTATATCGCGTTGATGCTTTACCTGCTTTAAGAGCCAGATTAAAAGGTGATGTTGCTGCTGCTAATAGTAGCGGTTTAGCGGCTTTTGAAACAGCTTTGCAAAATATTGTAGGGATTTTGCAACCAAATCGTGGTAGTGTGCGTTTGCCAAGAGTGCAAGCGATCGCTTCTCAAATCCAATACTCATTAAAAGCTAAAATTGACCCGATTGCTCTTGAAATAAAATCCCTTGATGATAAAGAAAATACTAAAATTGAAATTAAACGAAAAGCCGCTAACTTAATCTATAAAGGTTTTTCTACTAGCGTGGGAGAGTTACGCGATTGGCTAGCATTACCCAAGCTACTGACAAAATATCAAGCTGATGCGGCAGTTGCATTGGCAGAAAATAAATTTAAATATTGGCAAACAAATACTCTTAAAAAAGACCTAAACCAATTACAATTTGCTGTGGTAAAATGGCTTTATCAAGCTTACGAATTTTTCCAAGAAGAACGACCACAAGATTTAATAATTCCCTTTCCTAGCGAACCACAAATCATATTACCATCAAAGCCAAGCAATACTGATGATTTGAGTGAACCTGGTTCTATCGCTGTTGGTGGCGGTATTGGCTGGTTGTTAGGCGGCCCAGTTGGTGCTGCTGTCGTCGGCAGTATTTCTTATTTGCTAAACAAGAATATCCAAAAACAAGACGAACAATTAGCGAAGGAATCTTATCATCAGGAAGTTGCTAAACTTTGTATAACTGCAATTGAAGATTATTTATCTAGTTTCAGCAGTCAAGGATTATCTATTTTGGCTGAATATGAACAGAAAGCCGAAAAAGTAATTTGTTTTGAAATTAGTCAAGAGCCGCTAGAGATTACTAAAAAACGTGAAAGTTTGCAACACTTACAAAACGGTTTTAATCAGTTATTGCAAGAGTTAGAGAAAGTAAAAATATCATCAAATTATCAACCTTATAAAGATATACCCAAATTCAGTAATACTAATAGAAAATATTCACCACAGCCAGAGAGAGTTCAAACTTACCCTCAAAAAGATACTAGTGTTAAGCAACAACAGGAAAGTACTGCTAAGAATACTCAGACAAGGGTAAAATCTGTTTCTCCACCACCGCCAAAAGTTTCTCCCTCTCCACGCAAAGAAGACTTAGAAGCGAAATTTCGTGATTGGGAACTGAATGAGGAAATTGCGCGAATGAAAGCAGAGATGCAATCGCCTAGTTCTCAAACTGGTAAACAGCAAAATACAACTCAAAGCAACAAAGCACGTAACCAACCAAAAACCCAGACGGAAAAAGATAAGATTACTCGCGCCTACAGTATTTTAGGATTGCAAACAAATGCTTCTCAGGCTGAGGTAAAGCAGGCTTATCGAACTTTAGTAAAAAAATGGCATCCAGATTTGTTTGTTAATCAGCCACAATTGCTAAAACAAGCACAAGAGAAAATGCACTTAGTAAATGAAGCTTACACAACTTTGAGTGATAAATGA
- a CDS encoding dynamin family protein — protein sequence MTDQVATDRFIQDLERVAQVRSEISVCLSKLAQTINQAELAGDSSSGKLSLERDIEDITVASKNLRQGVFRLLVLGDMKRGKSTFLNALIGENLLPSDVNPCTAVLTVLRYGPEKKVTIHFNDGKSPQQLDFQNFKYKYTIDPAEAKKLEQEKKQAFPDVDYAVVEYPLTLLEKGIEIVDSPGLNDTEARNELSLGYVNNCHAILFVMRASQPCTLGERRYLENYIKGRGLTVFFLVNAWDQVRESLIDPDDVEELQASENRLRQVFNANLAEYCTVEGQNIYDERVFELSSIQALRRRLKNPQADLDGTGFPKFMEALNTFLTRERAIAELRQVRTLARQACNHTREAVARRIPLLDQDVNELKKRIDSVEPEFNKLTGIRDEFQKEIINTRDTQARTISESFRGYVLNLGNTFETDFLRYQPELNLFDFLSSGKREAFNTALQKAFEQYITDKSAAWTLTAEKDINAAFKELSRSAAQYGASYSQVTDQITEKLTGQNVKVNATTTAEEDNSPGWAKWAMGLLSLSKGNLAGFALAGAGFDWKNILLNYFTVIGIGGIITAVTGIFLGPIGFALLGLGVGFLQADQARKELVKTAKKELVKHLPQVAHEQSQVVYNAVKECFDSYEREVGKRINDDILSRKSELDNLVKQKQTREINRETEFNRLKNLQEDVIAQLQKIEAAYSNLLAYYS from the coding sequence ATGACTGATCAAGTAGCAACTGATAGATTTATCCAAGATTTAGAGCGGGTTGCTCAAGTGCGATCAGAGATTTCTGTATGTTTAAGTAAACTAGCCCAAACAATTAATCAAGCTGAGTTGGCTGGAGATTCTTCATCGGGAAAACTCAGTTTAGAACGAGATATTGAAGATATTACAGTAGCTAGTAAAAATCTCCGCCAAGGTGTATTTCGCCTTTTAGTCTTAGGTGATATGAAACGTGGGAAAAGTACGTTTCTCAACGCCTTAATTGGGGAAAACTTATTGCCAAGCGATGTTAACCCTTGTACCGCAGTCTTAACAGTTTTACGCTATGGCCCAGAAAAGAAAGTTACCATTCATTTTAATGATGGAAAAAGCCCACAACAGCTAGACTTTCAGAACTTTAAATATAAATATACCATTGACCCGGCTGAAGCTAAAAAACTAGAGCAGGAGAAAAAACAAGCATTTCCCGATGTTGATTATGCAGTAGTTGAGTATCCCTTAACGCTACTAGAAAAAGGAATTGAAATTGTTGATAGTCCGGGATTGAATGATACAGAAGCGCGAAACGAATTATCTTTAGGTTATGTAAATAACTGCCATGCAATTTTATTTGTGATGAGAGCTTCTCAACCTTGTACCCTGGGTGAGCGTCGCTACCTAGAAAATTATATCAAAGGTCGAGGATTGACAGTTTTCTTCTTAGTTAATGCTTGGGATCAGGTGCGAGAATCATTGATTGATCCTGATGATGTTGAAGAATTACAAGCATCTGAGAATAGATTACGGCAAGTATTTAACGCGAACTTAGCAGAATATTGTACTGTAGAAGGTCAGAATATTTATGACGAACGAGTGTTTGAGCTTTCGTCAATTCAAGCACTGAGACGACGGTTAAAAAATCCCCAGGCTGATTTAGATGGGACTGGCTTTCCAAAGTTTATGGAAGCCCTTAATACTTTTCTTACCAGAGAACGTGCGATCGCAGAACTCCGTCAAGTTAGAACCTTGGCTAGACAAGCCTGCAATCATACCCGCGAAGCAGTTGCTAGACGTATACCATTACTTGACCAAGATGTAAATGAGTTAAAAAAACGTATTGATTCAGTAGAACCAGAGTTTAACAAACTCACAGGTATTCGAGATGAATTCCAAAAAGAAATTATCAATACCAGAGACACTCAAGCAAGAACGATTTCCGAATCTTTTCGCGGCTACGTTTTAAACTTAGGTAACACCTTTGAAACCGATTTCTTACGCTATCAACCTGAATTAAATTTGTTTGATTTTCTCAGTAGTGGTAAACGAGAAGCATTTAACACCGCACTACAAAAAGCCTTTGAGCAATACATCACTGACAAATCTGCTGCTTGGACATTAACTGCTGAAAAAGATATCAATGCCGCTTTTAAAGAACTTTCTCGCAGTGCTGCACAATATGGCGCGTCTTACAGTCAAGTCACAGATCAAATCACAGAAAAACTCACTGGACAAAACGTCAAAGTAAATGCCACTACTACTGCTGAAGAAGATAATTCTCCCGGCTGGGCAAAATGGGCAATGGGATTGTTATCACTATCTAAAGGAAATCTTGCTGGTTTCGCACTAGCAGGAGCCGGATTTGATTGGAAAAATATTTTGTTAAACTACTTTACTGTAATTGGCATTGGCGGAATAATTACAGCAGTGACAGGTATTTTCCTTGGCCCCATTGGGTTTGCACTGCTAGGTTTAGGAGTAGGATTTTTACAAGCAGATCAAGCGCGTAAAGAGTTAGTTAAAACTGCGAAAAAAGAGCTAGTCAAACATCTACCCCAAGTCGCACATGAGCAATCTCAGGTTGTATACAATGCTGTAAAAGAGTGTTTTGACTCTTACGAGAGAGAAGTGGGTAAGCGGATTAATGATGATATTCTTTCTCGCAAATCTGAATTAGATAATCTAGTGAAGCAGAAACAAACCCGTGAAATAAATCGTGAAACTGAGTTCAACCGTTTAAAAAACTTACAAGAAGATGTAATAGCTCAGTTGCAAAAAATCGAGGCGGCGTATAGCAATTTATTAGCTTATTATAGTTGA
- a CDS encoding DUF3040 domain-containing protein, whose amino-acid sequence MTSESNREKELEQRERILREREVELRLREMESNIHATDAAFHQTVKHQPENSQKPWMNKVILGGKLFALGVVALVAVRIASVLAGFIIVGALGWMSYKLFLESKKTNL is encoded by the coding sequence ATGACATCTGAAAGCAACCGCGAAAAAGAACTTGAACAGCGAGAACGTATATTACGAGAACGAGAAGTGGAATTGCGACTCCGGGAAATGGAAAGTAATATCCATGCTACCGATGCGGCTTTTCATCAAACTGTGAAGCATCAGCCAGAAAATTCCCAAAAACCTTGGATGAATAAAGTAATTTTGGGTGGAAAGCTGTTTGCTCTTGGTGTGGTAGCACTAGTTGCTGTGAGAATAGCCTCAGTGTTGGCTGGATTTATTATTGTTGGTGCGCTGGGGTGGATGTCTTACAAATTATTTTTGGAATCTAAAAAAACCAATCTTTAA
- a CDS encoding CHAT domain-containing protein: MPLNFTFALSQQQTFELRCDYGSRRLDKTELGKLIDLCEQNYYSQQKDSLPDLKQLGRRLYQWLDGNEGWLRKSLNDADEQTIYLDLIQTSEAQGLNPETERVALGLAHLPWELLHDGGGFLLEREDISVLPVRSVQQRQTQVIGVQNRPLRLLFMATSPEDPRVALLGFEQEEANILQATLVYSATAKRSRIFPPPTQSTPRGDCRRWVVV, from the coding sequence ATGCCCCTAAACTTCACCTTCGCCCTCAGCCAACAGCAAACTTTTGAACTACGCTGTGATTATGGCTCACGTCGCCTGGATAAAACGGAGTTGGGAAAGCTCATTGATTTGTGTGAGCAAAATTATTATTCTCAACAAAAAGATAGCTTACCCGATCTCAAGCAGTTGGGACGGCGACTTTATCAATGGCTGGATGGTAATGAGGGATGGCTGAGAAAGTCGCTGAATGACGCGGATGAGCAAACGATTTATCTAGATTTGATTCAAACCAGCGAAGCGCAGGGGTTGAACCCCGAAACCGAACGGGTAGCCTTGGGATTGGCACATTTGCCTTGGGAATTGCTACATGATGGTGGAGGGTTTTTACTAGAACGCGAGGATATTTCCGTCTTACCAGTGCGTTCTGTGCAGCAGCGTCAAACTCAAGTGATTGGCGTGCAAAATCGCCCATTGCGGTTGCTGTTCATGGCGACTTCTCCTGAAGATCCCAGAGTTGCGCTACTAGGGTTTGAGCAGGAAGAAGCGAACATTTTGCAAGCAACATTGGTTTACTCAGCAACGGCTAAACGATCCAGAATATTTCCTCCCCCGACTCAATCAACGCCTAGAGGAGATTGTCGGCGATGGGTGGTTGTTTGA
- a CDS encoding cysteine synthase A has product MDIKNGFVGAVGNTPLIRLNSFSEETGCEILAKAEFLNPGGSVKDRAALYIIEDAEEKGLLKPGGTVVEGTAGNTGIGLAHICNAKGYKCLIIIPDTQSQEKIDALTALGAEVRRVPAVPYKDPNNYVKLSGRVAAELENAIWANQFDNLANRRAHYETTGPEIWTQTDGKIDAWTTATGTAGTYAGVALYLKEQNPAIKCVVADPLGSALYSYVKTGELNVEGNSITEGIGNGRVTANMEGAPADDAIQIDDQEALRVVYQLLRKDGLLMGGSTGINVGAAVALAKQLGPGHTIVTILCDSGSRYQSRIFNPEWLASKGLSID; this is encoded by the coding sequence ATGGATATTAAGAATGGCTTCGTCGGCGCTGTTGGTAACACACCCCTAATTCGCTTAAACAGTTTCAGTGAAGAAACAGGATGTGAAATCCTCGCTAAAGCTGAATTTCTCAATCCTGGCGGTTCCGTCAAAGACCGCGCCGCACTTTATATTATTGAAGATGCAGAAGAGAAAGGTTTACTCAAACCCGGTGGCACAGTTGTAGAAGGAACTGCTGGTAATACTGGCATTGGGCTGGCGCATATTTGCAACGCCAAAGGCTACAAATGCCTAATTATTATTCCCGATACTCAGTCACAAGAAAAAATAGACGCACTGACAGCACTAGGCGCAGAAGTTCGTCGCGTCCCTGCTGTACCCTATAAAGACCCAAACAACTATGTTAAGCTATCTGGCAGAGTTGCTGCTGAGTTGGAAAACGCTATTTGGGCGAATCAGTTTGATAACTTAGCCAACCGCCGCGCCCACTACGAAACCACAGGGCCGGAAATTTGGACACAGACAGATGGTAAAATAGATGCATGGACAACTGCAACTGGTACTGCTGGTACTTATGCTGGTGTAGCGTTGTACTTGAAAGAACAAAATCCGGCGATTAAATGCGTTGTTGCCGATCCACTGGGTAGTGCACTTTATAGCTATGTCAAAACCGGCGAACTCAATGTAGAAGGAAATTCCATCACTGAAGGCATTGGTAATGGTCGTGTCACAGCCAATATGGAAGGCGCACCTGCCGATGATGCCATTCAAATCGATGACCAAGAAGCTTTACGGGTAGTTTACCAACTGCTAAGAAAAGATGGGCTGTTAATGGGCGGCTCAACGGGTATTAATGTCGGCGCGGCTGTTGCTTTAGCGAAGCAGTTGGGGCCAGGACATACCATTGTCACTATCTTATGTGATAGTGGTTCCCGGTATCAGTCGCGGATATTTAACCCTGAATGGCTAGCCTCAAAAGGACTTTCAATAGATTAA
- a CDS encoding (2Fe-2S) ferredoxin domain-containing protein, giving the protein MSNITQPSNFPTIDQPSAPKCVRVCQNRTCKKQGAVKVLAAFASLPIPGVTVTASSCLGQCGNGPMVLVLPDMIWYSGVQPHEVSLLIENHLLGGQRVQQMLYYRFHPQKSN; this is encoded by the coding sequence ATGTCAAACATAACTCAACCATCAAACTTCCCTACAATAGACCAACCATCTGCTCCTAAGTGTGTGCGGGTTTGTCAAAATCGCACTTGCAAAAAGCAAGGTGCAGTTAAGGTTTTAGCAGCTTTTGCATCTTTGCCAATCCCTGGTGTAACAGTAACTGCTAGCAGCTGTTTGGGACAATGCGGCAATGGGCCGATGGTGCTGGTATTACCCGATATGATCTGGTATAGCGGCGTTCAACCCCATGAAGTATCTCTACTGATAGAAAATCATTTGCTAGGTGGTCAAAGAGTTCAACAGATGCTCTATTATCGGTTTCATCCCCAGAAATCAAACTAA
- a CDS encoding DUF5331 domain-containing protein: MNIQELRQSLKQKWLSYYEQNISWLVKMRIWGTYDGLRRPLSGFILATLSVLEPQFDEILAFMLELNNDPDKIVAALGLNFNPDEELHLMKLDHSMAISQVESKSPDEKHFEDKYLSSALTASKIALHSLAKTLDPNLSRADELVPSITATTEVVRTRKPELVVAATKIAPDTPVKTPSSGLLREHQPVRWHSGQLPSRGSATMTSEVNTKAKTMPSVALATELNSNASSVRIPVGASLAITTEINSNGKPVRSCFAACRQTSPLGRLPSGALLAITTEVKSNSKRPNIQPENVKSKVNLETTNARSIASWVDEFCYGARNKEEDILT; this comes from the coding sequence ATGAATATCCAAGAGCTGCGTCAATCCTTAAAACAAAAATGGCTGAGTTACTACGAGCAAAATATTTCGTGGCTGGTCAAAATGCGAATTTGGGGCACTTACGATGGTCTGCGCCGTCCTTTGTCCGGTTTTATTTTGGCAACACTGTCTGTTTTAGAACCCCAGTTTGATGAAATACTTGCTTTTATGTTGGAGCTGAATAACGATCCAGATAAAATAGTCGCCGCTTTAGGTCTTAACTTCAACCCTGATGAAGAGTTACATTTAATGAAATTAGACCATTCTATGGCAATAAGCCAAGTTGAAAGCAAGTCGCCAGATGAGAAGCATTTTGAAGATAAATATTTGTCATCGGCTCTAACTGCCAGCAAGATTGCGCTTCATTCTCTTGCCAAGACTCTAGATCCCAACTTATCACGCGCCGATGAACTTGTGCCATCGATTACAGCTACTACTGAGGTAGTTCGCACACGCAAACCGGAGTTGGTAGTAGCTGCAACTAAAATTGCTCCAGATACTCCGGTAAAAACGCCATCCTCTGGTTTGCTAAGGGAACATCAACCAGTACGCTGGCACTCTGGTCAGTTGCCTTCACGAGGATCGGCGACAATGACCAGTGAGGTTAACACTAAAGCCAAAACTATGCCATCTGTGGCATTAGCTACTGAGCTTAATAGCAACGCGTCATCTGTCCGAATCCCTGTGGGCGCATCATTGGCAATTACCACTGAGATTAATAGTAATGGTAAACCGGTGCGTAGCTGCTTTGCAGCTTGTCGTCAGACATCGCCCCTTGGGCGGCTCCCTTCAGGAGCATTGCTAGCAATTACTACTGAGGTTAAAAGCAACAGCAAACGCCCGAATATTCAACCAGAAAATGTTAAGAGCAAAGTGAATCTAGAAACCACTAATGCCCGTAGTATAGCTTCTTGGGTAGATGAATTTTGTTACGGCGCTAGGAATAAAGAAGAAGATATTTTGACTTGA